The Alphaproteobacteria bacterium genome has a segment encoding these proteins:
- a CDS encoding 2-oxoglutarate and iron-dependent oxygenase domain-containing protein, whose translation MTEIDAALPKPSSEITSVVDREGVSLLDIGPVLAGEAGALEQAAADVRYIQRRLGFYYIENHGVDQSLIDSSFAQLEKFFDLSMEEKLQLRVNEHQIGYVPPHASVMKTALTDSNKKPDTNEGLGFMRERAAEDPKVMAGVRFSGRNQWPDGLPGFRETMLAYHAAMEKLGRNLLPIYALALGKPAGYFDPFFEDAHYYNRNSHYPAAAAEEGQHSIGAHTDHNFMALLPMSAVPALEVERPSGGWVEAPIVPGAIVVNTGEFLNRWSNGVFRAIPHRVIIPTRDRYALTFHYNPADDAVADPLDTCVSDDNPPRFEPKTFIQHMTDYIDASYKPLRKDA comes from the coding sequence ATGACCGAAATCGATGCGGCGCTTCCCAAACCGTCCTCCGAAATCACATCGGTCGTAGACCGTGAGGGCGTTTCGCTCCTCGATATCGGGCCCGTGTTGGCCGGAGAGGCGGGTGCGCTGGAACAGGCCGCCGCCGATGTGCGCTACATCCAGCGGCGTCTCGGTTTCTACTACATCGAAAATCACGGTGTGGATCAGTCCCTGATCGATTCGAGTTTTGCTCAGCTTGAGAAATTCTTCGATCTATCGATGGAAGAGAAGCTCCAGCTGCGAGTGAACGAGCACCAGATCGGATACGTCCCGCCCCATGCCAGCGTGATGAAAACGGCGCTCACCGACTCGAACAAGAAGCCCGACACGAATGAGGGGCTGGGTTTCATGCGCGAACGCGCGGCGGAGGACCCCAAGGTCATGGCGGGGGTCCGGTTCAGCGGACGCAACCAGTGGCCGGATGGCCTGCCGGGGTTTCGCGAGACGATGCTCGCCTATCATGCGGCGATGGAGAAGCTCGGTCGGAACCTGCTGCCGATCTACGCGCTCGCGCTGGGCAAACCGGCCGGCTATTTCGATCCGTTCTTCGAGGATGCCCACTACTACAACCGGAATTCGCACTACCCGGCCGCCGCCGCCGAAGAAGGCCAGCATTCGATCGGCGCGCACACGGACCATAATTTCATGGCGTTATTGCCGATGTCGGCTGTCCCGGCGCTGGAGGTCGAGCGCCCGTCGGGCGGCTGGGTCGAGGCACCGATTGTGCCCGGCGCGATCGTCGTGAACACCGGTGAATTTCTGAACCGCTGGTCGAACGGCGTGTTTCGCGCCATCCCGCACCGGGTCATCATCCCGACGCGCGACCGCTATGCGCTGACTTTTCACTACAATCCGGCGGACGACGCCGTCGCAGACCCGCTCGACACCTGTGTTTCGGATGACAACCCGCCCCGGTTCGAGCCGAAGACATTCATCCAGCATATGACCGACTATATCGACGCCAGCTACAAGCCGTTGCGCAAAGATGCCTGA
- a CDS encoding TRAP transporter substrate-binding protein has translation MYKFKAVAIAAGLAAAGAFATSTASADELSLAYFMGPKHPMNAGVMTPFGDKLAELSGGKLTIKQFPGGALNKVPPKQYSILLSGVADVVFALPGFTSDVFPKTNVVSMPGVCDSAITCTEALQRVRSELEGEYNAKVIAMWSNAPPVLITRDKPVRTLEDLQGLKLRVVAKASVPVVEALGAQAIAQPITVVNQNLANGVIDGIITDPSAIGSFKLHEPANYVTTWFPGSGAAFVLLMNKDVYNGLTDEEKGWVDAAASSALSLGAGQAYHRVSGRGLKIAQDAGNELIELSDAEKARFQARIDGVMGEIRKQKVGDSTVGQMMDKMTGKSS, from the coding sequence ATGTACAAATTCAAAGCAGTTGCCATTGCCGCAGGACTTGCCGCGGCAGGCGCCTTCGCGACCTCGACGGCTTCCGCCGACGAACTTTCGCTGGCCTATTTCATGGGCCCCAAGCACCCGATGAATGCGGGTGTCATGACGCCCTTCGGTGACAAACTCGCCGAACTTTCGGGCGGCAAGCTCACCATCAAGCAGTTTCCCGGTGGTGCGCTGAACAAGGTGCCGCCGAAACAGTATTCGATCCTTCTGTCGGGTGTCGCGGATGTCGTCTTCGCGCTGCCGGGCTTTACCTCTGATGTGTTTCCGAAGACCAACGTCGTCAGCATGCCGGGTGTGTGTGATTCGGCGATCACATGTACCGAGGCACTGCAGCGTGTGCGCAGCGAGCTGGAGGGGGAATACAACGCCAAGGTCATCGCCATGTGGTCCAATGCGCCGCCAGTCCTGATCACGAGGGACAAACCGGTGCGGACTCTTGAGGACCTTCAGGGGTTGAAGCTACGTGTCGTCGCCAAGGCGAGTGTTCCTGTCGTCGAAGCCCTCGGTGCCCAGGCGATTGCGCAGCCGATCACCGTTGTGAACCAGAACCTCGCCAACGGTGTCATCGACGGCATCATTACCGATCCTTCAGCCATCGGGTCCTTCAAGCTTCATGAGCCCGCAAACTATGTGACGACATGGTTCCCCGGCTCCGGGGCGGCCTTCGTGTTGTTGATGAACAAGGATGTCTATAACGGCCTGACAGATGAGGAAAAGGGCTGGGTAGATGCGGCAGCCAGCAGTGCGCTTTCGCTGGGCGCGGGGCAGGCCTATCACCGGGTCTCGGGCCGGGGCTTGAAAATCGCCCAGGACGCCGGCAATGAGCTGATCGAGCTTTCCGACGCCGAGAAAGCACGTTTCCAGGCGCGGATCGATGGTGTGATGGGCGAAATCCGGAAGCAAAAGGTCGGCGACAGCACCGTCGGCCAGATGATGGACAAAATGACCGGCAAAAGCAGCTGA
- a CDS encoding TRAP transporter substrate-binding protein has protein sequence MKTFKAVALAAGIAAAGAFVSTTASADELSLAYFMGPKHPMNAGVMTPFGEKLAELSGGKLTIKQFPGGALNKVPPKQYSILLSGVADVIFTLPGYTADVFPKTNVMGLPGVCDSALSCTEAMQRVRGELEQEYNAKVIAIWANAPPVLITRDKAVRTLEDLKGMKIRVTSKSDVPIVEALGASAVAQPVTVINQNLANGVIDGIMIDPSAIGAFKLFEPANYVTTWFPGSGSAFVLLMNKDVYNKLSAEEKGWVDAAASAELSLGAGKAYDAASARGIGAAKANGNELIELSDAEKAKFQARVDDVMAKLASKPVGDSTIGQMIAKMTGSGS, from the coding sequence ATGAAAACGTTCAAAGCAGTCGCCCTTGCGGCGGGCATTGCCGCGGCCGGTGCATTCGTAAGCACTACGGCCTCTGCCGATGAACTTTCGCTGGCCTATTTCATGGGCCCGAAACACCCGATGAATGCCGGTGTCATGACGCCGTTCGGTGAGAAGCTCGCCGAGCTGTCGGGCGGCAAACTGACCATCAAGCAGTTTCCAGGCGGCGCGCTGAACAAGGTGCCGCCGAAGCAGTACTCGATCCTGCTTTCGGGGGTGGCCGATGTCATCTTCACATTGCCCGGCTATACGGCCGATGTGTTTCCCAAGACGAACGTGATGGGGCTTCCGGGTGTCTGTGATTCCGCCCTTTCCTGCACCGAGGCCATGCAGCGTGTGCGTGGCGAACTTGAGCAGGAATACAACGCCAAGGTCATCGCTATCTGGGCGAATGCACCACCGGTGCTGATCACCAGGGACAAGGCCGTTCGCACCCTCGAAGACCTCAAGGGCATGAAAATCCGCGTTACGTCCAAATCGGATGTGCCGATCGTCGAGGCTCTCGGCGCCAGCGCCGTCGCCCAACCGGTGACGGTGATCAACCAGAATCTGGCGAATGGCGTGATCGACGGGATCATGATCGATCCTTCGGCTATCGGCGCCTTCAAGCTGTTCGAACCGGCGAATTATGTAACGACTTGGTTTCCGGGGTCGGGCTCGGCCTTCGTCCTGCTGATGAATAAGGACGTCTACAACAAGCTTTCGGCCGAGGAAAAAGGCTGGGTCGACGCGGCCGCGAGCGCGGAGCTTTCGCTCGGCGCGGGCAAGGCGTATGACGCCGCATCGGCGCGCGGGATCGGGGCCGCCAAGGCGAACGGCAATGAGTTGATTGAATTGTCGGATGCCGAGAAGGCGAAGTTCCAGGCCCGGGTCGATGACGTCATGGCCAAGCTGGCTTCCAAGCCGGTGGGTGACAGCACGATCGGTCAGATGATTGCGAAGATGACGGGTTCGGGCAGCTGA
- a CDS encoding TRAP transporter small permease has product MPEPQHKALRWADEQLGRVAGLFAIVGAIGVCLLMVNILVAVFWRYALNDPIFGIDDVSVMVLAVFAGCAVAYGARNNSHVSVDIITKFFGRSATRYTDAVMRILALGITGLAAFALWTKACGFEEACITENLSIEHTWFYYFLGVALCFYALHLLVMLLVGFAHWHGEDPNETAD; this is encoded by the coding sequence GTGCCCGAGCCGCAGCACAAGGCGCTCCGATGGGCCGACGAACAACTCGGCCGGGTGGCCGGGTTGTTCGCCATTGTAGGGGCCATCGGTGTCTGCTTGCTGATGGTCAATATCCTTGTGGCCGTGTTCTGGCGCTATGCGCTCAACGATCCGATATTCGGCATCGATGACGTCTCGGTCATGGTGCTCGCCGTCTTCGCCGGTTGTGCGGTCGCCTACGGTGCGCGGAACAACTCGCACGTGTCGGTCGATATCATCACCAAGTTCTTCGGCCGTTCGGCGACCCGCTATACGGATGCCGTGATGCGTATCCTGGCGCTGGGTATCACGGGGCTGGCGGCATTTGCCCTCTGGACCAAGGCCTGCGGTTTCGAGGAAGCCTGCATCACTGAAAACCTGAGCATCGAGCATACCTGGTTTTACTATTTCCTCGGTGTGGCGCTGTGTTTCTATGCGCTGCATTTGCTGGTCATGCTGCTGGTTGGCTTTGCGCACTGGCACGGGGAAGACCCGAACGAGACTGCGGACTGA
- a CDS encoding TRAP transporter large permease: MESETVAILGFVALFILLFIRMPVGLTMMLIGTVGIYLIRPVAAVPTLAGEIFAEAANFPLIIIPLFVLMGNLAGVSGMSRDLYRAANAWLGHMKGGLASATVVGCAGFSALSGSSLAAALTMGRVSLPEMQRYNYDNGLATGAIAAGGTLGILIPPSAGFVIYAILTEESIGRLFLAGVFPGLMLTILFVIAIWIVVKRDPGKAPQAAEAVPIGARLRALAGAGWIIGIVVMTIGGIYTGVFSAIEAAGIGAALAFVVTVIRRAVTWPNMKDVFNSTLRASGTLFMILFGAFVFKTFVGFTGITFALSTWVGEQGFTGMEIVIAFLIMFIVLGTFLEGFAILVLTVPLIQPIIEPLGVDMIWFGVMMVIALEMGLISPPVGVNVFVVKGIADGVPLNTIFRGIWPFWFAMLLGVAILVLFPEIALILPNTMFG; this comes from the coding sequence ATGGAGAGCGAAACCGTCGCGATACTGGGGTTTGTCGCGCTCTTTATTCTGTTGTTCATTCGCATGCCGGTCGGGCTGACCATGATGCTGATCGGCACGGTCGGGATCTATCTGATCCGCCCGGTGGCCGCCGTCCCGACCCTGGCCGGCGAGATATTCGCCGAGGCCGCGAACTTTCCGCTCATCATCATCCCGCTGTTTGTCCTGATGGGGAACCTGGCCGGGGTGTCCGGCATGAGCCGGGATCTCTATCGCGCCGCGAACGCCTGGCTCGGCCACATGAAGGGTGGACTTGCATCCGCGACGGTCGTCGGTTGCGCAGGGTTCTCCGCCCTGTCGGGGTCATCGCTCGCGGCGGCGCTGACCATGGGCCGTGTCTCGCTGCCCGAAATGCAGCGCTACAATTACGACAATGGCCTGGCGACCGGGGCAATCGCTGCGGGGGGAACCCTCGGCATCCTCATTCCGCCGTCCGCCGGCTTCGTGATCTACGCCATCCTGACCGAGGAAAGCATCGGGCGCCTGTTTCTCGCCGGGGTCTTTCCGGGGCTGATGCTGACAATATTGTTCGTCATCGCGATCTGGATCGTCGTGAAACGCGATCCCGGCAAGGCGCCCCAGGCCGCCGAAGCCGTGCCCATCGGGGCGCGGCTGCGCGCGCTAGCCGGTGCGGGCTGGATCATCGGGATTGTGGTGATGACCATCGGCGGCATTTACACCGGCGTCTTTTCCGCGATCGAGGCCGCGGGCATCGGCGCGGCTCTCGCCTTCGTGGTCACGGTCATTCGCCGGGCCGTGACCTGGCCGAACATGAAAGATGTCTTCAACTCGACACTGCGTGCGTCGGGCACATTGTTCATGATCCTGTTCGGCGCGTTCGTGTTCAAGACCTTCGTCGGTTTCACGGGCATCACCTTCGCGCTCTCGACCTGGGTCGGCGAGCAGGGGTTCACGGGCATGGAGATCGTGATCGCATTCCTGATCATGTTCATCGTGCTCGGCACTTTTCTCGAGGGCTTCGCGATCCTGGTGCTGACCGTTCCGCTGATTCAACCGATCATCGAGCCGCTCGGGGTCGACATGATCTGGTTCGGCGTGATGATGGTCATCGCGCTGGAGATGGGGCTGATCTCGCCGCCGGTCGGCGTGAATGTATTCGTGGTGAAGGGCATCGCCGACGGGGTCCCGCTGAACACCATCTTCCGGGGAATTTGGCCCTTCTGGTTCGCAATGCTGCTCGGTGTGGCGATTCTCGTATTGTTTCCCGAGATCGCGCTGATCCTGCCCAACACGATGTTCGGCTAG
- a CDS encoding M23 family metallopeptidase, whose translation MPSHLSLVYALSAGLLLGLFASERHVHAQETTRPSADPKFEFPAGCEIGRDCWFFAYMDHDPSDAYRDHMCGLRTYNAHKGTDIAPINPDAPVTVIAAADGVVLGARDGMDDSVMRVRDDFRMAAQCGNGVRLDHGNGWTSQYCHLARGSVTVRRGARVTAGQILGWIGSSGRSELRHLHFQVERDGQQVDPFNGMRPVTPPQCDATGTTDLALWQPPVRAEISEYAPSSIYRAGITTGPPDRERVMFDGYPDTASVSADALVGYIVVLGVIAGTTVDTIISGPNGQRIFENRRTLDEDRARFYAFTGTRRKGGNWAPGAYRVRFVVRGDGPGGTFEIEAERHIVLG comes from the coding sequence ATGCCGTCTCATCTTTCACTTGTGTATGCCCTATCGGCCGGCTTGTTGCTCGGTTTGTTTGCGAGCGAGCGGCACGTCCACGCGCAGGAGACGACGCGACCCAGTGCCGACCCGAAGTTCGAGTTTCCGGCGGGATGCGAGATCGGACGCGATTGCTGGTTCTTCGCCTATATGGACCATGACCCGTCGGATGCCTACCGCGATCATATGTGTGGCTTGCGGACCTACAATGCTCACAAAGGCACCGACATCGCCCCGATTAACCCCGACGCCCCTGTCACGGTGATTGCGGCGGCGGACGGGGTTGTGCTGGGCGCGCGCGACGGTATGGATGATAGCGTCATGCGGGTGCGCGATGATTTCCGCATGGCGGCGCAGTGCGGCAACGGTGTTCGCCTCGATCATGGGAATGGCTGGACAAGCCAGTATTGCCATCTGGCGCGGGGCAGCGTGACCGTTCGCCGGGGCGCGCGCGTCACGGCCGGGCAGATACTGGGCTGGATCGGCAGTTCCGGGCGATCGGAATTGCGGCATCTGCATTTCCAGGTCGAACGCGATGGCCAGCAGGTCGATCCTTTCAACGGGATGCGGCCAGTCACACCGCCGCAATGCGATGCGACGGGGACGACGGATCTGGCCTTGTGGCAGCCGCCGGTGCGCGCGGAAATCTCTGAATATGCGCCGTCTTCGATCTACCGGGCGGGGATCACCACCGGCCCGCCGGACCGGGAGCGGGTTATGTTCGATGGCTATCCCGACACCGCGTCGGTCAGTGCGGACGCGCTCGTCGGGTATATCGTCGTGCTGGGCGTCATCGCCGGTACGACCGTGGATACGATCATCTCCGGCCCGAACGGGCAGCGGATTTTCGAGAACCGGCGTACTCTGGACGAAGACCGGGCGCGTTTCTATGCGTTCACCGGAACCCGCCGAAAAGGCGGCAACTGGGCGCCGGGCGCGTACCGGGTGCGCTTTGTGGTTCGGGGCGACGGGCCGGGCGGCACCTTTGAAATCGAGGCGGAGAGGCACATTGTTCTGGGTTAG
- a CDS encoding ricin-type beta-trefoil lectin domain protein yields MFWVRTAGFSAVILAFAFVATPAHAQDTKGSGEIFILADAPLDEPHGLCLDIPGHADRVDVTRNLTVHTCKRDIWNLDERFAAAPFENGILHMPEYGMCVAANDTRAGAQVALANCDGSPGQRWKYTDKRLVSAAQDRLCLTVGPEPSELTPGGRRLPSRHVARSLGLADCTAADADRQRWEIETPGG; encoded by the coding sequence TTGTTCTGGGTTAGGACTGCCGGTTTTTCTGCGGTTATTCTGGCGTTCGCGTTTGTCGCCACACCCGCGCATGCGCAAGACACTAAGGGAAGCGGGGAGATATTCATCCTGGCCGATGCGCCGCTCGACGAGCCGCATGGCCTGTGTCTCGACATCCCGGGGCATGCGGATCGGGTCGATGTCACGCGGAATCTCACCGTGCACACCTGCAAGCGGGATATCTGGAATCTGGATGAACGATTCGCCGCTGCCCCGTTTGAAAACGGGATTCTTCATATGCCCGAATACGGGATGTGCGTTGCGGCAAATGATACGCGCGCGGGTGCACAGGTGGCGCTTGCGAACTGTGACGGTTCGCCGGGGCAACGGTGGAAATACACGGATAAACGTCTGGTGTCGGCGGCGCAGGACCGCCTGTGCCTGACGGTCGGGCCGGAACCGTCCGAGTTGACCCCGGGCGGTCGCCGACTGCCGTCGCGCCATGTCGCCCGTTCGTTGGGGCTCGCCGATTGCACGGCCGCCGACGCGGACCGGCAGCGTTGGGAGATTGAGACGCCGGGCGGCTAG
- a CDS encoding YqaE/Pmp3 family membrane protein: protein MDVIRIIISLFIPPLGAFLKVGIAGHFWLNILLTILGFIPGVIHAIWLNVRK, encoded by the coding sequence ATGGACGTCATTCGAATAATCATTTCACTGTTCATTCCGCCGCTGGGGGCCTTCCTCAAGGTCGGCATTGCCGGCCATTTCTGGCTCAACATCCTGCTGACAATCCTCGGGTTCATCCCCGGCGTCATTCACGCCATCTGGCTGAACGTCCGCAAATAG
- a CDS encoding pyridoxamine 5'-phosphate oxidase family protein, which yields MSTITTVEELAALYGAPVETSLAKEVDRITPHYRALIEASPFVALATAGPEGLDCSPRGDRAGFVRIHDETTVMLPDRRGNNRVDSLRNIVRDPRVGLLFLLPGSGSTLRINGKAHLSIDPDLLESFAVDGKAPRSVVVIEVETIYFQCARAIIRSELWNPDRFIDPASLPTPGQILATLSENKLGGEAYDNSWADKARDSMW from the coding sequence ATGTCCACCATCACAACCGTCGAAGAACTCGCGGCGCTTTATGGCGCGCCCGTCGAGACCTCGCTCGCCAAGGAAGTTGACCGGATCACCCCTCACTACCGGGCGTTGATTGAGGCCTCCCCGTTCGTCGCATTGGCCACGGCCGGGCCCGAGGGCCTCGATTGCTCGCCGCGCGGCGACAGAGCGGGTTTCGTGCGCATTCACGACGAGACAACCGTGATGCTGCCCGATCGCCGGGGAAACAACCGGGTCGACTCCCTGCGCAACATCGTGCGCGACCCGCGTGTCGGGCTGCTGTTCCTTTTGCCCGGCAGCGGCAGCACACTGCGCATCAACGGCAAGGCCCATCTGTCCATCGATCCGGATCTGCTCGAATCCTTCGCCGTCGACGGCAAGGCGCCGCGCTCCGTCGTCGTGATCGAGGTCGAGACGATCTATTTCCAGTGCGCGCGGGCGATCATTCGCTCCGAGTTGTGGAACCCTGATCGCTTCATCGATCCGGCATCACTCCCGACACCAGGGCAAATCCTGGCAACGCTGAGTGAGAACAAGCTGGGTGGCGAGGCTTACGACAACAGCTGGGCCGACAAGGCCAGGGATTCTATGTGGTAG
- a CDS encoding DUF4168 domain-containing protein: protein MIYLMLRRARLLGVAALFPLAAFAMTPANAGPGVALAQAQTPPAAVDEAQLEIFVTAARSIVSLRRQYEPRLAAAGSQAEADALIEEARGLMATAITDAGISVDNYLAIANAAQADPALRKRIETAVGATR, encoded by the coding sequence ATGATCTATCTGATGCTGCGCCGCGCCCGCCTGTTGGGCGTGGCCGCCCTGTTCCCGCTAGCCGCTTTCGCCATGACGCCGGCAAACGCCGGCCCCGGCGTGGCGCTTGCCCAGGCACAGACCCCGCCGGCTGCGGTAGACGAGGCACAACTGGAAATTTTCGTCACCGCTGCGCGCTCGATCGTCAGCCTGCGCCGCCAGTATGAGCCACGGCTGGCCGCAGCCGGCTCGCAGGCCGAAGCGGATGCCTTGATCGAGGAGGCGCGAGGTCTGATGGCGACAGCGATCACGGATGCCGGCATCAGTGTCGATAACTACCTGGCAATCGCGAACGCCGCACAGGCCGACCCCGCATTGCGCAAACGCATCGAAACCGCCGTCGGGGCGACGCGCTAG
- a CDS encoding amidohydrolase family protein codes for MLIVDSQVHIWINTTMGAIHRQIPNFTAEDLIAEMDEAGVDRVILHPPGVVPNGNEIAVAAANAHPDRFRVLGWVHMDQPELSAAKLAGWLDTPGMLGLRFLFIAPGRESWPTDGTMDWIWPIANEQKMPVGLLAHEFLPTVGELAEKYPDIPFLIDHLGANPFKPGIESFDTLPELVALARHPNVAVKMSGANGNSTEPYPHTEIHDKLQQIFDAFGPDRCFWGTDLSRMKCSYKECVTLFTEELPWLKGRDLELVMGEALCNWVGWDLPA; via the coding sequence ATGCTGATCGTCGATTCACAGGTCCATATCTGGATCAACACCACGATGGGGGCCATCCACCGGCAGATCCCGAATTTCACGGCCGAGGATCTGATCGCGGAGATGGACGAGGCCGGCGTCGACCGGGTGATCCTGCACCCGCCGGGCGTGGTCCCGAACGGCAATGAAATCGCCGTCGCCGCCGCCAACGCCCACCCGGACCGGTTTCGGGTTCTCGGCTGGGTGCACATGGATCAACCGGAGTTGAGTGCGGCCAAACTCGCCGGCTGGCTGGACACGCCGGGCATGCTGGGGCTGCGGTTCCTGTTCATTGCACCGGGGCGCGAGTCCTGGCCGACGGACGGCACCATGGACTGGATCTGGCCGATTGCGAATGAGCAGAAGATGCCGGTCGGATTGCTTGCCCATGAGTTCCTCCCGACGGTCGGAGAACTCGCCGAGAAATATCCCGACATCCCCTTCCTGATCGATCACCTCGGGGCAAACCCGTTCAAGCCGGGGATCGAATCGTTCGACACGCTGCCGGAGCTCGTCGCATTGGCCAGGCATCCGAACGTCGCCGTCAAGATGTCCGGTGCCAACGGCAACTCGACCGAGCCGTATCCGCACACGGAAATCCACGACAAGCTGCAGCAAATTTTCGACGCGTTCGGGCCGGATCGCTGTTTCTGGGGCACCGACTTGTCGCGCATGAAATGCAGTTACAAGGAATGCGTCACGCTGTTCACCGAGGAACTGCCCTGGCTCAAGGGCCGCGATCTCGAACTCGTGATGGGCGAAGCATTGTGCAACTGGGTCGGCTGGGATTTACCTGCCTGA
- a CDS encoding choline dehydrogenase: protein MSDDPSFDYIVVGAGSAGAVLAARLTENRRHTVLLLEAGPEDKNPWIHIPLGYGKLFSNAAYNWLYSTEPNVEQVNRRVPQPRGKTLGGTSSINGMVYIRGHASDYDQWRQFGNTGWSYDDVLPYFRKAEDQARGEDEFHGVGGPLAVSDVYEEHPLAAAFIESAIDAGHQRNDDFNGAEQEGFGYMQWTMRNGRRCSTAVGYLKPARKRANLTVATNAHGLRILFDGRRATGVEYAQAGETKTAHADGEMIVSGGAINSPQLLQLSGLGPADLLRSHGINVIADMPGVGSHLQDHINGPLMFRLNRNISANDVVNSFSQRMRTGLRYALTRKGFLAMGVSVAGGFFKVDPAAVAPDIQSQVMLFSSHDVGGMPHPFPGATVVNALLRPESRGHVNITSPDPFTAPEIQPNYLTAQKDRDILIGGMKIARDIVIQSPFQEFVTEEHEPGLDCTSDADWLDYLQRRGRTSYHPSSTCRMGSNPDDVVDERLCVHGFDGLRVADASIMPSLVSGNTNAPTIMIGEKAADMILADAR, encoded by the coding sequence ATGTCCGATGACCCAAGTTTCGACTACATCGTTGTCGGCGCCGGAAGCGCCGGTGCCGTCCTGGCCGCCCGGCTGACCGAGAACAGGCGCCACACGGTCCTGCTGCTTGAGGCCGGCCCCGAGGACAAGAACCCCTGGATCCATATCCCTCTGGGCTACGGCAAGCTGTTCTCGAACGCCGCCTACAACTGGCTTTATTCAACGGAACCCAATGTCGAACAGGTGAACCGCCGCGTGCCCCAACCGCGCGGCAAAACGCTCGGTGGAACGAGTTCGATCAACGGCATGGTCTATATCCGCGGCCACGCCAGCGACTACGACCAATGGCGGCAGTTCGGCAATACGGGCTGGAGCTATGACGATGTCCTGCCCTATTTCCGCAAGGCCGAAGACCAGGCGCGCGGCGAGGATGAATTTCATGGGGTCGGGGGGCCTTTGGCCGTTTCCGATGTCTATGAAGAGCACCCGCTGGCCGCCGCCTTTATCGAATCCGCCATCGATGCAGGACACCAACGAAACGATGATTTCAACGGCGCCGAGCAGGAAGGCTTCGGCTATATGCAGTGGACCATGCGCAACGGACGGCGCTGCTCGACCGCGGTCGGCTATCTGAAGCCGGCGCGCAAACGGGCGAACCTCACGGTAGCGACGAACGCCCATGGACTGCGCATATTGTTCGATGGCCGCCGGGCCACCGGCGTCGAGTATGCCCAGGCCGGGGAGACAAAAACCGCCCATGCCGACGGCGAGATGATTGTCTCCGGTGGCGCGATCAATTCGCCGCAACTGCTGCAACTATCGGGGCTCGGCCCCGCCGATCTCCTTCGGTCACACGGCATCAACGTGATCGCCGATATGCCCGGTGTCGGCAGCCACCTGCAGGACCATATCAACGGCCCCCTGATGTTCCGCCTCAACCGGAACATCAGCGCCAACGACGTGGTCAACAGCTTTAGCCAACGCATGCGTACGGGCTTGCGTTACGCGCTTACCCGCAAGGGATTTCTCGCCATGGGCGTGTCCGTCGCCGGCGGATTCTTCAAGGTCGACCCGGCAGCGGTCGCACCGGATATCCAGTCCCAGGTCATGCTCTTCAGCTCCCATGATGTCGGCGGGATGCCGCACCCGTTCCCCGGTGCGACCGTCGTGAACGCGCTGTTACGGCCGGAAAGCCGCGGGCACGTCAATATCACCTCGCCCGACCCGTTCACGGCACCGGAGATTCAGCCCAACTACCTCACGGCACAGAAAGACCGGGACATCCTGATCGGGGGCATGAAGATCGCCCGCGACATCGTCATACAATCACCCTTCCAGGAATTCGTCACCGAAGAGCATGAGCCGGGCCTGGACTGTACCAGCGATGCCGATTGGCTGGATTATCTCCAGCGGCGCGGCCGGACGAGTTATCACCCCTCCAGCACGTGTCGCATGGGGTCCAACCCCGACGACGTGGTGGATGAAAGGCTGTGCGTACACGGCTTCGACGGCCTGCGCGTGGCCGATGCCTCGATCATGCCGTCACTGGTCTCGGGCAACACCAATGCCCCGACGATCATGATCGGCGAGAAAGCAGCCGACATGATTCTGGCAGACGCACGGTAG